In Terriglobus aquaticus, the genomic window CTTTACCCCGCAAGAGCGTTATGACTTCTCGCCGCGTCTGGACTTTGCAATTTCTGACAAGAACACACTGACCGCGCGGTACGAACTGGAGCACAACGATCAGACCAACAGCGGCGTGGGCGGGCTGAACCTGCAGAGCGTGGGCTCCAGTACAAACTCGCGCGAAAACACGATCCAGTTGAGCGACACCCAGATCTTCAGCCCTAAGGTCATCAACGAAACGCGCTTTGAGTTCGACCGTGCGCAGTACAAGCAGTTGCCGAACTCCACCTCGCCCACCCTTAGCGTGATTGGCTACTTCACCGGCGGCGGCAGCTCCGCCGGCGTGCAGACCTACACCTCCGACCACATCGAGGTGCAGAACTACACGTCGATTCAGTTGCAGAAGAACTTCATCCGCGCCGGCCTGCGCACCCGCACTAACCGTCGCGCGCAGTTCACGGATTCGAATGCGAACGGAACGTTCTCGTACAAGAGCATCAGCGACTACTTGAACAATCAGCCGTTCCAGTTTGCGGTAACCACCTACGCGAACCCCAAGGTCAGCGGGCAGACAACCGACGTGGGCCTGTATGCCGAGGACGACTGGAAGGCCAGGCCGAATCTGACCCTGACCTACGGCCTGCGCTACGAGGCACAGGGCGGCATCAACAGCTCACACGATCTGGCGCCGCGCCTGAGTGCGAACTACGGCATTCCCCACAAGGGCGGCAATCCGATCACGGTGTTGCGGCTTGGATACGGCATCTTCTACGACCGGTTCAACATCGGCGACATCATCAACACGATTCAGCAGAACGGCACCAACTCCACGCAGCAGTTGTTTCGTGCGGCTGCGAACGCAACGCTGCCGGGGTGTGCGCCGGGAAGCACCGCCGCGTGCGGCCAGGGCCTGACCTCCGCCAACACGATCTACTCGCGGGCTTCGAACCTGCGCAGCGCGTACAACCAGCAGATTGCGGCTGGTGTCGACCAGCAGTTGCCGGGTCACGCAACCATCTCCGCTACCTACATCAACACGATCGGCATGCATCAGTACTTTTCGCGCAGCCTGCCCACGGTTGGTACCAACCTGCAGTACCAGTACCAGTCTGAGGGTTACTCGCGCCAGAATCAATTGCTGATCAACGGACGTGCGCCGATCTCGCCCAAGTTCTCAGTCTTCGGCTTCTACGCCCTGAACTATGCGAACAGCAACAGCAACGGCCCGGACACGTTTGAGACCAGCCTGGACCCGCACGTGGACTACGGGCGTCCGAGCTGGGGCAATCGCAGCCGCCTGTTTGTTTCGGGAAACTGGAGTGCTCCGTTCAAGTTCACGGTCAGCCCGTTCATGATCGCGAATTCGGGAACGCCGTACAACATCACCACGGGTACTGACACCAACGGCGATTCGATCATCAACGACCGCGGCGAATTTGCATCGGGGATTACGGGTGGCAGCTGCCGCAATCCGAACAACTTCACGTCACCCAACACGATCACCGATACCTACACTCGCGTTCCGCAGGGTTACTGCGTTGGTCCGGCCAACGTTACGGTCAATATGCGCGTGGTGCGTGCCTTCGGCTTCGGTCCAAAGACGGGTCAGGCCGCCGGTGCGGATCAGGGCGGCGGTCGCGGTGGCCGCGGCGGCCGCGGCGGCCCGGGTGGTGGCGGACCCGGAGGCATGTTTGGTGGCGGCAACGTTCGCTCCGACCGCAAGTACACCGTGTCGCTCGGCGCGCAGTTGATCAACCTGTTCAACAACGTGAACTACGCTCCGCCAAACGGCAACCTGAGCACGGTGGTGCGCGATGCCAACGGCAACTTCCTCCAGTCGCAGAGCCTCTTCGGCCTGTCGCAGTCGCTGGCCGGTGGACCGTTCTCCTCGGGTTCGGCGGTTCGCCGCATCTTCCTACAGGCGAACTTCAGCTTCTAGGAAATCGGAGAACGCAGACGAACGGCCCGCTCACTGAGCGGGCCGTTTCGCTTGCGCTTCCGTTGCGTACAGAGAAATTACGCGATGACGACCGTCTTTGCGTTCAGGAACTCGCGGATGCCGGCCGGGCCGAGCTCGCGGCCATAGCCGGAGTTCTTGATTCCGCCGAATGGATAGCGCGGGTCGCTGGCAACGGGCTGATTCAGGTAGACCATGCCGGCCTCGATGCCATTCAGCAGCGCCTCCTGCTCGACCGGGTCGGCAGTCCACACCGACGCACCCAGGCCAAAGGGCGTGTCGTTCGCGATGGTGAGCGCTTCCTGCACGTCGTTGGCACGGAACAGCATGGCGACGGGGCCGAAGATCTCCTGCCGGTAGACGGGCGAGCTGCGTGGAACGTTGACGATCACCGTCGGCTCGAAGAAGTAGCCGTTGCCGACCATGCGCGTGCCGCCGGTAAGGATGCGCCCGCCCGCGGCCACAGCATCGCGGATCTGTTCTTCCAGCACCTGCACCGCTCTAGCGCTGCTGAGAGGTCCCACTTCAATCTCCGGCTTCATGGGATCGCCAATGCGCAGACGCTCCATGCCAGCAACAAAGCGCTGCTGGAACTCTCCAAAGACTTCGTTCTGCACAATGAAGCGCTTGGCAGCAACGCAGGACTGGCCACCGTTGACCATGCGAGCCTTCACGGCCGCTTCGGCGGCGGCTTCCACGTTGGCGGATGGCATGACGATGAAGGGGTCGCTGCCGCCAAGTTCCAGCACCGTCTTCTTCAGCAGCCATCCACTCTGCGCGGCGATGGCGCGACCCGCGCCTTCGCTGCCAGTCAGCGTAGCGCCGCGCACACGGCTGTCGTTCAGGATCGCTTCCACCGCAGGAACTTCCACCAGCAGCGTACTGAGTACGCCCCGCAGGAATCCGGCACGGCGAAACAGCCCCTCAATCTGCAGGGCGCACTGTGGGACGCTGGGAGCGTTCTTCAGCAGCACCGTATTGCCGGCGAGCAGGGCAGGGACGGCGAAGCGAAAGACTTGCCAGAATGGGAAGTTCCAGGGCATGACGGCCAGCAGCATGCCCAGCGGCTCGTATTGCACATAGGCCTGGCCGGTAGGCGCGGTCTCGTTACGCAGGACCTCCGGCGCCAGGAAGCGAGCGGCGTTTTGCGCGAAGTAGCGGCAGGCATCGATGCACTTGTCGATCTCTGCACCTGCGGCGGCGATCGGCTTGCCCATCTCCAGCGTGATGATGCGCGCCAGGTCGGCCCGCTCTTCTTCCAGCAGCGTGGCGAGTTTGCGCATGCACAGCGCACGGTGCTCCAGCGGCAGCCGGCGGTGCTCGTCGAAGGCACGCGCACACACGTCGATCTTGTCGCGCATGGCCTGTTCGCTCAGCGCTGGAAAGGTGCGGAGGACAGAGCCGGTAGCGGGATTGATCGACTGAATGGCCATGGGCGAGCGGAGCGCGTTCGGAACTGAGACCTCGGATCGTGAGCCGACAGACCCGGGCGCGGGTGCCTTCTACCGTAGCAAACTCGGCTGCCGGGTGGCTCCAACAAGCTGCGGCATGTCGGTCCACCGCCCTGATTTGCGATACTGAGGGCGAATGTCCTCTTTGCCTGATCCACGCTTCATGCGCATGGCCATCCAGATCGCCACGGAAAATGTAACCGGCCATCGCGGCGGGCCGTTTGGAGCGGTGGTGGTGCGCAACGGCGAGGTGATCGCGGCCGAAGCGAACTCCGTGACACGCACCAACGATCCCACCGCACATGCCGAGGTGAACGCCATCCGTGCGGCGTGTGCGAAGCTGCAGACGTTTCAGTTGAGCGACTGCGACGTGTACACCAGTTGTGAGCCATGCCCTATGTGCCTGGCCGCCATCAACTGGGCACGTTGCCGGACCATCTACTTCGGCAACAGCGCGCGCGACGCGGCAGACGCCGGCTTCGACGACAACTTCCTCTATGAAGAGATGAGGCGGCCGGCGGAAGAGCGCCGTCTGCCTGCGCACCAGATGCTGCGGGATGAGGCCCAGGAGTCGTTTGCGGCCTGGCGCGAAAGCGAGAAAAGGATCGACTACTGACCATGAACGAATCCGCTGTGAAACCCGTCAAGACAGATGAGAAACGCGTGGCCCTGCTGGGCTTCGGCACGGTCGGCTCCGCCGTTGCGCATTTGCTGCACGACCAGAAGTTTGAGGGCGTGCGTCTGACGCACATCTACAATCGCGGCATTGCGCGCAAGCAGGGCAGCGATCGTGCGTCCGGACTTTCCGGCGACATCGTCTGGACCGAGAATATCGAGGACGTGCTGAACAGCGACGCGAACGTGGTGATCGAGGTCGTGGGCGGCCTGCATCCGACGGGCGAGTGGCTGACGCGTGCTCTCGCATCCGGCAAGCACGTGGTCACGGCGAACAAGCAGCTCATCGCGTACCACGGTGCGGAGCTGTCGCAGCTTGCACGGCAGAACGGCGTATCGCTGGTGTACAACGCCGCTGTTGCCGGCGGTGTGCCTGTGATTCCCGCCGTGCTGCACGGCCTGCAAGGCGACCGCGTGCGCCAGATTGCGGGCATTCTGAACGGCACCTGCAACTTCATCCTGTCGCAGATGGAAGCGGGCGCGGACTACCACGACGTGCTCGCGAAGGCGCAGGCCGCCGGCTATGCCGAGGCGGATCCCACCGCGGACGTGGACGGCTTCGACGCGCGGGCCAAGCTCTGCATCCTGGCGCGTACGGCCATGCAGGTGGGTTTGAACCCCGATGCGGTGCCCGTACAGACCATCCGCAACGTGCGCCTGGTCGACTTCCACTATGCGCGAGACCTGAACTGCACCATCCGCCAGGTGGCTCGCGTTGAAAGTGACGGGGACACGATCCGCGCCAACGTTGGTCCGACGCTGGTGCCCCACACCTCGCCATTCGCTTGGTCGCACGGAACCCAGAACCTGGTCATGACCACGGGCGAGTTCGGCGGCGATGTTGTCTTCAGCGGCCACGGAGCGGGCGGCAATCCTACGGCTGTCGCCGTGGTCAGCGACCTGCTTGCCGTGGCGCACGGCAGCGCATCGCCGTTGCTGCCGGTGCAGGATCGAGCGGTCAGCCGCGAGTTCGTTGCGCCGCACTACTTGCGGTTTGTGGTGCAGGACAAGCCGGGCATCATTTCCGCCATCTCCGGAGCGCTGGCGCAGGTGGGAGCCAACATCGACAGCATCGTGCAGCGGCCTGGCTATCCGAAGGACGCGTTGCCGTTCGTGGTCACCACGGAGCCGTGCTCCACAACCACCGTGCAGCAGGCTGTGCACACCATTGGCCAGATGCCAACCATGCTGGAAGAGCCCTTGCTGCTGCAGATGATGCGAGAGCCCGAGGGCGACTGAGGCCAGTTGTGGAGCACGCCCGTTTCCTCGCGCGATCATCGGCGGGTTTGCGGTCCTGCTTACACGAGGCGTGCGTCCGAATCGGTCGCCGCCTCCGTCCATCCAGTGTGCGACGTCTGCTGCAGTGCCTCGTCCCCGCTCTCCTCTGCTTTGCCGCAAGCGCACCCGCGCAGACGATCGCTCCGG contains:
- a CDS encoding TonB-dependent receptor, whose translation is MTFRMWSSKVAALMVGSSLAVSATLISGNALHGQVAPAGAQTGVQTGASVKGSVLDPDGAAIPGATVTLQPSGKVAAVTTKSGVDGSFSLEAVPAGVYTVTVTMPGFGSFVRPNVRVGGQPVSINVKLSIEQQSTTITVTTSDNTVSVDPDNNGSAVTLKGSDLESLSDDPDELSNELSALAGPAAGPNGGQIYVDGFTGGQLPPKSAIREVRINQNPFSAQYDRAGFGRIEILTKPGTDKLHGNFSLQGMDKSFNTVTPFLQGGSQPDYHQIFFLGTLSGSLSKKASFNLSGSQRTIQNNSVFAGKIASTGANDTNLCAPGSGAGCSAFALPPNSRAIFTPQERYDFSPRLDFAISDKNTLTARYELEHNDQTNSGVGGLNLQSVGSSTNSRENTIQLSDTQIFSPKVINETRFEFDRAQYKQLPNSTSPTLSVIGYFTGGGSSAGVQTYTSDHIEVQNYTSIQLQKNFIRAGLRTRTNRRAQFTDSNANGTFSYKSISDYLNNQPFQFAVTTYANPKVSGQTTDVGLYAEDDWKARPNLTLTYGLRYEAQGGINSSHDLAPRLSANYGIPHKGGNPITVLRLGYGIFYDRFNIGDIINTIQQNGTNSTQQLFRAAANATLPGCAPGSTAACGQGLTSANTIYSRASNLRSAYNQQIAAGVDQQLPGHATISATYINTIGMHQYFSRSLPTVGTNLQYQYQSEGYSRQNQLLINGRAPISPKFSVFGFYALNYANSNSNGPDTFETSLDPHVDYGRPSWGNRSRLFVSGNWSAPFKFTVSPFMIANSGTPYNITTGTDTNGDSIINDRGEFASGITGGSCRNPNNFTSPNTITDTYTRVPQGYCVGPANVTVNMRVVRAFGFGPKTGQAAGADQGGGRGGRGGRGGPGGGGPGGMFGGGNVRSDRKYTVSLGAQLINLFNNVNYAPPNGNLSTVVRDANGNFLQSQSLFGLSQSLAGGPFSSGSAVRRIFLQANFSF
- a CDS encoding NAD-dependent succinate-semialdehyde dehydrogenase is translated as MAIQSINPATGSVLRTFPALSEQAMRDKIDVCARAFDEHRRLPLEHRALCMRKLATLLEEERADLARIITLEMGKPIAAAGAEIDKCIDACRYFAQNAARFLAPEVLRNETAPTGQAYVQYEPLGMLLAVMPWNFPFWQVFRFAVPALLAGNTVLLKNAPSVPQCALQIEGLFRRAGFLRGVLSTLLVEVPAVEAILNDSRVRGATLTGSEGAGRAIAAQSGWLLKKTVLELGGSDPFIVMPSANVEAAAEAAVKARMVNGGQSCVAAKRFIVQNEVFGEFQQRFVAGMERLRIGDPMKPEIEVGPLSSARAVQVLEEQIRDAVAAGGRILTGGTRMVGNGYFFEPTVIVNVPRSSPVYRQEIFGPVAMLFRANDVQEALTIANDTPFGLGASVWTADPVEQEALLNGIEAGMVYLNQPVASDPRYPFGGIKNSGYGRELGPAGIREFLNAKTVVIA
- a CDS encoding nucleoside deaminase gives rise to the protein MSSLPDPRFMRMAIQIATENVTGHRGGPFGAVVVRNGEVIAAEANSVTRTNDPTAHAEVNAIRAACAKLQTFQLSDCDVYTSCEPCPMCLAAINWARCRTIYFGNSARDAADAGFDDNFLYEEMRRPAEERRLPAHQMLRDEAQESFAAWRESEKRIDY
- a CDS encoding homoserine dehydrogenase; translated protein: MNESAVKPVKTDEKRVALLGFGTVGSAVAHLLHDQKFEGVRLTHIYNRGIARKQGSDRASGLSGDIVWTENIEDVLNSDANVVIEVVGGLHPTGEWLTRALASGKHVVTANKQLIAYHGAELSQLARQNGVSLVYNAAVAGGVPVIPAVLHGLQGDRVRQIAGILNGTCNFILSQMEAGADYHDVLAKAQAAGYAEADPTADVDGFDARAKLCILARTAMQVGLNPDAVPVQTIRNVRLVDFHYARDLNCTIRQVARVESDGDTIRANVGPTLVPHTSPFAWSHGTQNLVMTTGEFGGDVVFSGHGAGGNPTAVAVVSDLLAVAHGSASPLLPVQDRAVSREFVAPHYLRFVVQDKPGIISAISGALAQVGANIDSIVQRPGYPKDALPFVVTTEPCSTTTVQQAVHTIGQMPTMLEEPLLLQMMREPEGD